In one window of Catenulispora sp. MAP5-51 DNA:
- a CDS encoding PDZ domain-containing protein — MTQSSYLRFPHLAGDLLTFVAEDDVWIAELPADAGGPVRAARFTSDWQPAKHPRLSPDGALLAWARQRDGAPEVYAAPVDGGTPKRLTYWADHRTTVLGWASADEVIVARGLLPARGDVRAYTIPAAGGLPVPLPYGTLQALAVHGPGGAVMTRRGVSHDASWWKRYRGGGAGKLWVDADGSGDFQRILRGHEGNIDAPMWVGDRAAFLSDAGGVSELYSCLPDGSDLRQHTDQPSGYFARHASSDGTRVVFMRNGRLWLLDGLDGLDGSDGSDGPDGSDSRARPLDVRLAGARIGRTEHPVQASKNLGGFAADRTGRAIAVSVRGTVHWLAAKDGPARALAVTPGVRARIPVVLGETGSAAWVTDAGGEWSIEIGPVDGEGEVRRILTGEVTRVADLVASPDGAHLAVSTEDNRLLVVEVESGTARTAVGGSHNAWGTLAEDPVFSPDSRWLAWAEGTSSARPRRIRLADVATLTPVDVTDGRFLDWSPAFTLDGKHLAFLSSRTYDPYYADEVFDLYFVPGDRPYLVPLAADEPSPFAPSLLGRPIKEETKPDSDDRDSDDENDTDNADDTDGSTKDSTKDSTEDSGGSNADARSDAPRAPRTRVDVEGIAGRIVPFPVPTGNYYGLRAAKGGVLWLESFKHGALGDSLADPSDEADKPRLRRYDFTKRDVLTLADEATSFDVTGDGSRVLVSDGGALRQQPSDARGDNGDREPLDLDRIRVTVDPVAERRQELREAWLLQRDFYWREDLGGIDWTGVWERYAPLVEAVATQDDLVDLLWEMQGELGTSHAYVIPTGNGFDPARRQGRLGADLEPDSEGRWRITRILPGDASVAQARSPFEAPGVGARIGDVVAAIDGRPVDPELGPGPLLAGKAGKPTEVLLVRDAESDARVFQGADADADAAAEGSGTVRPRRVVVVPLEDERLLRYQAWVADRRAYVRERSGGRLGYVHLPDQGVRGWAAFHRDLATQTVCEGLVVDTRNNGGGNTSSLVVEQLMRRVVGWGLARGRVARTYPQAAVRGPLVSVCDEDSGSDGDIINQYLKDRGVPIVGTRTWGGVVGIDSRFRLLDRTLVTQPKYMNWFESVGYGLENHGCDPTVEVEFTPADAHAGRDPQLDTAVDLALASLAEHPAATAPERPWM, encoded by the coding sequence ATGACTCAGTCCTCGTATCTGCGGTTCCCGCACCTGGCGGGAGACCTGCTGACGTTCGTCGCCGAAGACGACGTCTGGATCGCCGAGCTGCCCGCCGACGCGGGCGGCCCGGTGCGCGCCGCCCGGTTCACGTCGGACTGGCAGCCGGCCAAGCACCCGAGGCTGTCGCCGGACGGCGCGCTTCTGGCGTGGGCACGGCAGCGTGACGGGGCGCCGGAGGTGTACGCGGCGCCGGTGGACGGCGGCACCCCGAAGCGGCTGACGTACTGGGCCGACCACCGCACCACGGTGCTCGGCTGGGCGTCGGCCGACGAGGTGATCGTGGCCCGCGGTCTGTTGCCGGCGCGCGGGGACGTGCGTGCTTATACGATCCCGGCCGCCGGCGGCCTCCCGGTCCCGCTGCCCTACGGCACCCTGCAGGCGCTCGCGGTCCACGGACCCGGCGGCGCGGTCATGACGCGGCGCGGGGTCTCGCACGACGCGTCATGGTGGAAGCGCTATCGGGGCGGCGGCGCGGGCAAGCTGTGGGTCGACGCGGACGGCTCGGGCGACTTCCAGCGGATCCTGCGCGGGCACGAGGGCAACATCGACGCGCCGATGTGGGTCGGGGACCGCGCGGCGTTCCTGTCCGACGCCGGGGGAGTGTCGGAGCTCTACTCCTGTCTGCCGGACGGCTCCGATCTGCGTCAGCACACCGACCAGCCGTCGGGGTACTTCGCGCGGCACGCCTCCAGCGACGGTACGCGCGTGGTGTTCATGCGGAACGGCCGGTTGTGGCTGTTGGACGGGCTCGACGGGCTGGACGGTTCTGACGGATCTGACGGGCCTGACGGGTCTGACAGCCGGGCGCGGCCCCTGGACGTGCGGCTGGCCGGGGCCCGAATAGGCCGCACCGAGCATCCGGTCCAGGCCTCGAAGAACCTGGGCGGGTTCGCGGCCGACCGGACCGGTCGGGCCATCGCGGTCTCCGTGCGCGGCACCGTGCACTGGCTGGCCGCCAAGGACGGTCCGGCGCGGGCGCTCGCGGTGACGCCGGGAGTCCGGGCACGGATACCGGTGGTGCTCGGCGAGACCGGGTCGGCGGCGTGGGTGACCGACGCCGGCGGGGAGTGGTCGATCGAGATCGGGCCGGTCGACGGAGAGGGCGAGGTCCGCAGGATCCTGACCGGCGAGGTGACGCGGGTCGCGGATCTGGTGGCCTCGCCGGACGGTGCGCACCTGGCCGTCTCCACCGAGGACAACCGGCTGCTGGTGGTCGAGGTCGAGAGCGGGACGGCCCGGACCGCGGTCGGCGGCTCTCACAACGCCTGGGGGACGCTGGCCGAGGACCCGGTGTTCTCGCCGGACTCGCGGTGGCTGGCCTGGGCCGAGGGGACGTCGTCGGCCCGGCCGCGCCGGATCCGGCTCGCCGACGTGGCGACGCTGACACCGGTCGACGTGACCGACGGCCGGTTCCTGGACTGGAGTCCGGCGTTCACGCTGGACGGCAAGCATCTGGCGTTCCTGTCCAGCCGGACCTACGACCCCTATTACGCGGACGAGGTGTTCGACCTCTACTTCGTCCCCGGGGATCGGCCGTATCTGGTGCCGCTGGCGGCCGACGAGCCGTCTCCGTTCGCGCCGTCGTTGTTGGGGCGGCCGATCAAAGAGGAGACGAAGCCGGACTCCGACGACCGGGACTCCGACGACGAGAACGACACCGACAACGCCGACGACACCGACGGCAGCACTAAGGACAGCACCAAAGACAGCACCGAGGACTCCGGCGGCTCCAACGCTGATGCACGTTCGGACGCACCCCGAGCGCCGCGTACCCGGGTCGACGTCGAGGGCATCGCAGGCCGGATCGTGCCCTTCCCGGTGCCGACCGGCAACTACTACGGACTGCGCGCGGCGAAGGGCGGCGTGCTGTGGCTGGAGAGCTTCAAGCACGGCGCGCTCGGAGACAGCCTGGCGGACCCCTCGGACGAGGCCGACAAGCCCCGGCTGCGGCGGTATGACTTCACCAAACGCGACGTGCTGACCCTCGCCGACGAGGCGACCTCCTTCGACGTCACCGGCGACGGCAGCCGGGTGCTGGTCAGCGACGGCGGCGCGCTGCGGCAGCAGCCCTCCGACGCCCGGGGCGACAACGGCGACCGGGAGCCGCTGGACCTGGACCGGATCCGGGTCACCGTGGACCCGGTCGCCGAGCGGCGCCAGGAACTGCGCGAGGCCTGGCTGCTGCAGCGCGACTTCTACTGGCGCGAGGACCTCGGCGGGATCGACTGGACCGGGGTGTGGGAGCGGTACGCGCCGCTGGTCGAGGCCGTGGCCACCCAGGACGACCTGGTGGACCTGCTCTGGGAGATGCAGGGCGAGCTGGGCACCTCGCACGCCTACGTCATCCCGACGGGCAACGGCTTCGATCCGGCCCGCAGACAGGGCCGGCTCGGGGCCGACCTGGAGCCCGACTCCGAGGGACGCTGGCGGATCACCCGCATCCTGCCCGGCGACGCCTCGGTGGCGCAGGCGCGATCGCCGTTCGAGGCGCCCGGGGTCGGCGCCCGGATCGGCGACGTGGTGGCCGCGATCGACGGCCGGCCGGTGGACCCCGAGCTCGGGCCGGGACCGCTGCTGGCCGGGAAGGCGGGCAAGCCGACCGAGGTGCTGCTGGTGCGCGACGCGGAGTCCGATGCGCGGGTGTTCCAGGGCGCTGATGCCGACGCCGACGCCGCCGCCGAGGGTTCGGGCACGGTCCGGCCCCGCCGCGTGGTGGTCGTCCCGCTCGAGGACGAGCGGCTGCTGCGCTACCAGGCGTGGGTCGCCGACCGGCGGGCTTATGTGCGGGAGCGTTCCGGCGGTCGTCTGGGCTACGTCCACCTTCCCGACCAAGGGGTGCGGGGCTGGGCCGCGTTCCATCGCGACCTCGCGACGCAGACCGTCTGCGAGGGTCTGGTCGTCGACACCCGCAACAACGGCGGCGGGAACACCTCGTCGCTGGTCGTGGAGCAGCTGATGCGCCGCGTCGTCGGGTGGGGGCTGGCGCGCGGGCGGGTGGCGCGCACCTATCCGCAGGCGGCGGTCCGCGGGCCGCTGGTGTCGGTCTGCGACGAGGACTCCGGGTCCGACGGCGACATCATCAACCAGTACCTGAAGGACCGGGGCGTGCCCATCGTCGGGACGCGGACGTGGGGCGGGGTGGTCGGCATCGACTCCCGGTTCCGCCTGCTGGACCGCACCCTGGTGACGCAGCCCAAGTACATGAACTGGTTCGAGTCGGTCGGCTACGGCTTGGAGAACCACGGCTGCGATCCGACCGTCGAGGTCGAATTCACCCCGGCCGACGCCCACGCCGGCCGGGATCCACAGCTCGACACCGCCGTCGACCTGGCGTTGGCCTCGCTCGCGGAGCATCCGGCCGCGACCGCGCCGGAGCGCCCCTGGATGTGA
- a CDS encoding PDZ domain-containing protein, with protein MTQTTTYLRYPHLSGSTLTFVADDDVWLTDLPGFAASARAWRVTSDRVPVKRPLLSPDGSRVAWTSAREGVVEAFALPVDGGETNRLTYWGHARTEAIGWASPDEVIVRGWGGHGHRFYNFAHTVPFEGGQPARLPYGNLKSLAVAEPGDQGSPVVLSRFYAGNSWLWKGYRGGATGQLWIDREGTGEFERFLADLDGNLGDPMWFDGRVVFHSDHQDGVAELYSALPDGTDLRRHTTGEGGYYLRNAMTDGVRIVFQRAGRLWVMEDLEDDPRALDIRLPGARTATTRRPIDAAKHLGAVSPDRTGRASAVEVRGTVHWLTHKDGPARSLGAEEGTRGRLPVVLGQTGQAAWISDAGGPYSIEIAAVDGSARRSILTGEFGYVNELVAAPDGKHLAAATRDNKLLLVDVDAGTLRVVADGEGAFRAMPRWGVNFVSDPAFSPDSKWLAWSQRSDIPDAWQIRVADVETLDTVDITEPRFRDWNPVFTLDGKHLAFLSARTLDSYEEDMYFDLSFLPSTRPYLVPLAETEPSPFDPELGGRPVEGEDGEDAKKNADADTNTDADAPPATVIDAFGITTRAVPFPVASGTYAELAAVKGGVVWLAKPITGALGTHLAGSGKDQPRPALVRFDLGKREEQTLIEELDGYAVSGDGARLVVTDHDALSARPADKADDDAKPEAVDLSRIRLSVLPEAERTQAFLDAWRLQVENYIKPSLDGLDWDAVRDRYAPLVAATATDDDFVDLLWELQGELRTSHAYVDPPKTSREDSRQQGLLGADLAPDENGVWRVVRILPGDSSVPAARSPLLAPGIAARVGDAITAVDGVAVPARVGPAALLAGKAGQPTELVLENQSGTRRAVVVVPIADEIPLRYRAWVTDRRAYVLEKSGGRLGYVHLPDQAEPGWAEFHRDLGAQVVKDGLVVDTRGNRGGLTSALVVERLLRKPIAWDFARGELPDTYPPYAPTGPLVSVCDEEAGSDGDIINQAFKDNGVTVVGARTWGGVIGMDDCFYLVDGTFVTQPRYALAFNSVGLYGLENHGCEPTVPVDFRPQDFVAERDPQLDKAIEIALDALAKEPPAAPPSVPGVYEH; from the coding sequence GTGACGCAGACGACGACGTACCTCCGTTACCCGCATCTGTCCGGATCTACTTTGACCTTCGTCGCCGACGACGACGTGTGGCTCACCGACCTGCCCGGCTTCGCCGCCTCGGCCCGAGCGTGGCGGGTCACCTCGGACCGCGTCCCGGTCAAACGGCCGCTGCTGTCCCCGGACGGCTCGCGGGTGGCGTGGACCTCCGCGCGGGAGGGTGTCGTCGAGGCCTTCGCGCTGCCGGTGGACGGCGGGGAGACCAACCGCCTCACGTACTGGGGCCACGCCCGCACCGAGGCCATCGGCTGGGCCTCGCCCGACGAGGTGATCGTGCGCGGCTGGGGCGGGCACGGCCACCGCTTCTACAACTTCGCGCACACGGTGCCCTTCGAGGGCGGCCAGCCCGCCCGGCTGCCCTACGGCAACCTCAAGAGCCTGGCGGTCGCCGAGCCCGGGGACCAGGGCAGCCCCGTGGTCCTGAGCCGCTTCTACGCCGGCAACTCCTGGCTGTGGAAGGGCTACCGCGGCGGCGCGACCGGACAGCTGTGGATCGACCGCGAGGGCACCGGCGAGTTCGAGCGCTTCCTGGCCGACCTCGACGGCAACCTCGGCGACCCGATGTGGTTCGACGGCCGGGTGGTCTTCCACTCCGACCACCAGGACGGCGTCGCCGAGCTCTACTCCGCGCTGCCCGACGGCACCGACCTGCGCCGCCACACCACCGGCGAGGGCGGCTACTACCTGCGCAACGCCATGACCGACGGCGTCCGCATCGTCTTCCAGCGCGCCGGCCGGCTGTGGGTCATGGAAGACCTCGAAGACGACCCGCGCGCGCTCGACATCCGCCTGCCTGGCGCCCGCACCGCCACCACCAGGCGCCCGATCGACGCCGCGAAGCACCTCGGTGCCGTCTCCCCGGACCGCACCGGCCGCGCCAGCGCCGTCGAGGTCCGCGGCACGGTGCACTGGCTGACGCACAAGGACGGCCCGGCGCGCAGCCTCGGCGCCGAGGAGGGCACGCGCGGCCGGCTGCCGGTCGTGCTCGGCCAGACCGGGCAAGCGGCGTGGATCAGCGACGCCGGCGGCCCGTACTCGATCGAGATCGCCGCCGTGGACGGCTCAGCCCGCCGCAGCATCCTGACCGGCGAGTTCGGGTACGTCAACGAGCTCGTCGCGGCCCCGGACGGCAAGCACCTGGCCGCCGCCACCCGCGACAACAAGCTGCTGCTGGTCGACGTCGACGCCGGCACGCTGCGGGTCGTCGCCGACGGCGAGGGCGCGTTTCGCGCGATGCCGCGCTGGGGCGTGAACTTCGTCTCGGATCCGGCCTTCTCGCCGGACTCGAAGTGGCTGGCCTGGAGTCAGCGTTCGGACATCCCGGACGCCTGGCAGATCCGCGTCGCCGACGTCGAGACCCTGGACACCGTCGACATCACCGAACCCCGGTTCCGGGACTGGAACCCGGTGTTCACCCTCGACGGCAAGCACCTGGCGTTCCTGTCGGCGCGGACGCTGGACTCCTACGAAGAGGACATGTACTTCGACCTCTCCTTCCTGCCCTCGACCCGGCCCTACCTGGTGCCGCTGGCCGAGACCGAGCCCTCGCCGTTCGACCCCGAACTCGGCGGACGCCCGGTGGAGGGCGAGGACGGCGAGGACGCCAAGAAGAATGCTGATGCCGACACCAACACCGACGCCGACGCACCGCCGGCGACCGTGATCGACGCCTTCGGCATCACCACCCGCGCCGTCCCGTTCCCGGTCGCCTCCGGCACCTACGCCGAGCTCGCGGCCGTCAAGGGCGGCGTCGTCTGGCTGGCCAAGCCGATCACCGGCGCGCTCGGCACCCACCTGGCCGGCTCCGGCAAGGACCAGCCGCGCCCGGCCCTGGTGCGCTTCGACCTCGGCAAGCGCGAGGAGCAGACGCTGATCGAGGAGCTCGACGGCTACGCGGTCTCCGGCGACGGCGCGCGCCTGGTCGTCACCGACCACGACGCGCTGTCGGCGCGTCCGGCCGACAAGGCCGACGACGACGCCAAGCCGGAAGCCGTGGACCTGTCCCGGATCCGGCTCTCGGTGCTTCCCGAGGCCGAGCGCACGCAGGCCTTCCTGGACGCCTGGCGCCTTCAGGTCGAGAACTACATCAAGCCGTCCCTGGACGGCCTGGACTGGGACGCGGTCCGTGACCGCTACGCGCCGCTGGTCGCCGCCACCGCGACCGACGACGACTTCGTCGACCTGCTGTGGGAGCTGCAGGGCGAGCTGCGGACCTCGCACGCCTACGTCGACCCGCCGAAGACCTCGCGCGAGGACTCGCGGCAGCAGGGCCTGCTCGGCGCCGACCTGGCTCCGGACGAGAACGGGGTCTGGCGCGTCGTCAGGATCCTGCCGGGCGACAGCTCCGTGCCCGCGGCCCGCTCGCCGCTGCTGGCGCCGGGCATCGCGGCCCGGGTCGGCGACGCGATCACCGCGGTGGACGGCGTCGCCGTCCCGGCGCGCGTCGGTCCGGCCGCGCTGCTGGCGGGCAAGGCCGGCCAGCCGACCGAGCTGGTCCTGGAGAACCAGTCCGGGACCAGGCGGGCCGTGGTCGTGGTCCCGATCGCCGACGAGATCCCGCTGCGCTACCGGGCCTGGGTCACCGACCGCCGGGCGTACGTGCTGGAGAAGTCCGGCGGCCGGCTGGGCTACGTCCACCTGCCCGACCAGGCCGAGCCGGGCTGGGCCGAGTTCCACCGGGACCTGGGCGCGCAGGTGGTGAAGGACGGCCTGGTCGTCGACACCCGCGGCAACCGCGGCGGCCTCACCTCCGCCCTGGTGGTGGAGCGGCTGTTGCGCAAGCCGATCGCGTGGGACTTCGCCCGCGGGGAGCTGCCCGACACCTATCCGCCCTACGCGCCGACCGGGCCGCTGGTCTCGGTGTGCGACGAGGAGGCCGGCAGCGACGGCGACATCATCAACCAGGCGTTCAAGGACAACGGGGTGACCGTGGTCGGCGCGCGCACCTGGGGTGGTGTCATCGGCATGGACGACTGCTTCTACCTGGTGGACGGCACGTTCGTGACGCAGCCGCGCTACGCGCTGGCCTTCAACTCCGTCGGGCTCTACGGCCTGGAGAACCACGGCTGCGAGCCGACGGTGCCCGTCGACTTCCGGCCGCAGGACTTCGTCGCCGAGCGCGATCCGCAACTGGACAAGGCGATCGAGATCGCGCTGGACGCGCTGGCCAAGGAACCGCCGGCGGCCCCGCCGTCGGTGCCGGGAGTGTACGAGCACTGA